The DNA sequence GGTGCCACCAGTTGTTGGGTGGTTGTGGTGAGGTCGCCACTGGCTTTGAAGTTCATCGCATGCTGGTCGATGGCTGCAAAGTCTTGTGCTTGCAGGAGTAAGCCATTGCCAAAAATGAGAAATATAGCAAGGAGTAAAGATGCGCGTATCATACTAGATTTTTTAGAGAGATGAGAAGAGATTCGGAGCTAACATCATCTTGTTTTTATATGCTCAAAAAGTTGTTAGCCCCGATTCGCTAAAATAAAGAAAATAAATAATTCTCTTTTGATTTTGTGTTCTCAAAGTTTCTAACGCAATAACAAAACATCGCCACTCACCACTTCCGACCTAGCCGCCGCTGTTTCTACGGCTGGCACTAGCGTGTATTCGATCTGATAGAGATAAACATTCTGTTCGGCAGGATCACCATTTTGGCGTTTGCCATTCCAGCCCTGAGCGGGATTGTTTGATTGAAAGACCAAGCCACCCCAGCGGTCGAAAACCTGCATGTGGTAATCACTTAAATCACCTGCAAAGCCGATATTGAAAACATCGTTGCTGCCATCCTGATTAGGAGAGAAAACATTGGGGACAAATATGCGTACCGCATTTTCTACGACAAGCTGTTGGCTAATACTGTCGACACAATTTCCAGGCCCCTCCACGCGCAGATTTACAGTATAAATGCCTGCTTCGTTAAATACATGCAGCGGATTGAAGAGTGTACTGCTGGTGCTATCACCAAAGGTCCAAACGGTTTCGTAAATGATGCCCGTGCTGGTATTGTTGAAGTTTACCTCGTTGTTCAACGTATTCACGCCTCTAGGATCGTAGGTGAAGCTGGCCTCTGGTTGCTCATAAATCTGAATAGGAGTACTGATGTCAACCGTCGTGCGGCAGTTTGCGGCGTAAATGATCGTCACCTCAGAGGTATAGTCTCCCGCGGTTTGATAAGTATGGTTAATCGTTGGGGTTGTCGTCGTCTCCATTGTTCCGTCACCAAAAATCCACTCGTATTCGGCGGAAGGGGGAGCGACTAAGTCAGTAAAGGTGATGGTGTGAGGAGCACAGCCTGTCGGCTCATCCAGTACCAGCTCATTGGCGGGCAATTCCGCAACTTCTACCAAGACGGTGTAGTCGTTTGCACAATCTGCGTTCGATGAAAAATTCAGTTCAAAGCTTCCTGCGCCAGTGATACTAGGGTCAAATAGCCCCGTTGTGTTATTGATAATTCCAGGCCCAGACCAGGTGCCGCTTTCATTATTGTAGCTCACAGTTACGGGGCTACTGACCGTACACAGAACGTCGGGATGATCCAATAAAGGGGGGGCTAACACGGTAATCTGTACCGAATCCAACTTGGTACATCCCTGATTACCGATAGCTTCTACATAGTAAGTGACGCTCTCCGTAGGACTGACCGTTACGGAACGAGTGGTGTCAGAAGTTGTGCCGTCGGTCCAGTTGAGCGAATAGTTAGAAACAAAATCCAGCGTGACACTTTCCCCCGGACAAATCGTCATATCCTCGGGTACTTCTACATTTACGCGTTCTACAACTACCTCGTCAATCCACACATAAAAACCGAGCATAAAATTATCGTTGGCTACGGTGAAGGTTGAAGTAGACACATTGCCCATGTAACCGATGTAGAGGTATTCGTAAGCCTCAGGAGCTGTATAGGTAAACTGGACCTGGTGCCAGATGGTATCGCTAATGACCATTTCTGTTGCAACCCACTGATCGGCCATCAATGAGAAATCAGCGAGGTTGGCATTGAAAAATGGTGTTGGCGTATCAGAGAAAAAGACGCCCCATTGGTTGGTTTCAAACAGGTTGTTGGGGTTGTCTTTTTTATTATTAATCCAGAAAGAAATTTCGTAGCAATCTTCGGGGACCAAGGGTTCCAATAGTTGGGTGCCGGCCCATTCTTTCGTACCATCGGCACCGTTGCCTTTGTAAACCCCAAGCACCCCGCCGCCTTCGTGTGGCATTCCGCAAGTGCTGTCTCCTTCTCCCTGTGGGCATGGATTGAGTAAAGTTAGGTTGGAGCCAAACTCAATATCTACGTGGTGATGATCGGGTGTACCGTTGGCCTCGTACCAGTGGGTCAGTCCGTTAAGTGTTCCCGGAGGCGAAATATTATTGCTTGGGTCCCAAATTTCGAACCCCGGATCAGCAATTAAGTTTTGGGCAGAAAGGGTATTGTAAACTTCCACAAGCAGGAGCAGCAAAAAGCAAGAAACAGTAATTCGCATCTTCTTCGTTTTAATAAAAAAAACCTCTGCCAGGCACGTAGTTACTACGATCACCCGGCAGAGGATATTAGGTTACTCACCTTCTTTCGGGGAATTATTGCTTAACAATCCGCTTGATGGCCTTTCCGGCTTCAGTATGAATGGTTAAGATCAAAATGCCTTGCGGTAAATTTGCAAGATCCAGGCGAGCGATATGGTTGTTGAATTCCAGATTTACGATTTGTAGTACTTGTCCGGTCACGTTGGTCAATACGGCCTGATGAGGCTGCTGGCCTTCTGCTTCGTATTGGAGGTAGACGAATTCTCCAGCAGGGTTAGGGTACACCAAAAACTGGCTGGAAATTTCCGTTTCCTGTACACCTACCAGAATAATGTCATCACAGTTTTCATCCACGTCGTTGTTTGGAATTTCTTCTGCATCAGGATTGATGAGAGGGTTGGTATCATCACAATCTTCGTCGGAGTTGAAACCATCCATGTCTTCGTCGATGATGAGGATTTCGTTATCACAGTTTTCGTCAATGTCATTGTTCGGAATCTCTTCCGCATCAGGGTTAATGGCGGCATTGAAATCGTCACAGTCATCAGCGATGCTGAAACCGTCCATGTCGGCATCAATAAAATTATTGTAGCGAACAATGGTCATGTCATTCTGGGTGGTAGGCGTTGCAGAAGCTCCCACCAAAATCACCTTGCCATCGGGTTGTATAACGCTCCCATTGGCAAAGGCAAATAAGGTGGAGGTCAAGGTTCTTACGACACCATTTTCGCCCCAGGTAGAATCAGGTACTCCCATTGCATCAAAGCGAGCAGCAAGAAACTGGCGCGGACCACCCTGGAAGAAGGTACCACCGCTTTCACCACTGGCAATGATTTTACCGTCAGGCTGCACCAAAATCGACAAGCCTCTGTCATTAATATCTACATCTACATAAGAAACACCGTTCGTGCCAAAATCAGCAACTGGCAAGCCGTTTTGGTCAAAAGCAGCAAGAACGAGATTGTCGCCCTGGTTGGTAGCGTTTTGTCCTGTAACCAGTATATTGCCATTAGGGTGGATGGCCAAATCGAAGCCAGTACCCTGGTAAGGGGCTAATATTCCGCCGTCGGTACCAAAGCTTGTATCAAGACCGCTACCATCGTTGAGGACTTTGTAAATAGAAACCCTATCCGATCCGGCAGGCTTAGCGCGGCCAGAAACAAGCAGGTGCCCGTCGGGCAAAATCTCCATACTGCGAATGTCGGTAATGATAGAATCTGTATTCCATACAAAAGCACCATTGGTGCCAAAAGTACTGTCGACGACGCCAGCGGCGGTGAATTTGCCAACCACTGACCGATAGAAAGAGAATCCAGGAATCTGGCTCACACCTCCTACGAAAATAGAACCATCCGCAGCGACTTCCAATGTACGCGCATAGTCCTGCATGGTGTCTATCGCCAGCGTAGCGATACCATCTGTTCCGAACATAGAATCGAGTACACCTTCGGCAGTTACTTTGTAGACGGCGATACTCAGGTTGTTGATGGTATTGGCATAATCACCAGCAATCAGAAAGCTACCATCCTCCTGGAGGTCTAGGTCGTAAGGAATGTCTGATCCGGCAGGATTGTCAACAAAAAAGTAGCCGTTATTCGCAAAAGTAGAATCAATGGTGCCGTCCTCCAACAGGCGGATCAGCTCTACATTGAGGTTGTTGGAGCCATAAGACCCTGAGGCCAGGACAACAATTTTGCCATCATTCTGAACCACTACATCGTTTGCGGTTTCA is a window from the Lewinella sp. LCG006 genome containing:
- a CDS encoding PKD domain-containing protein, whose amino-acid sequence is MRITVSCFLLLLLVEVYNTLSAQNLIADPGFEIWDPSNNISPPGTLNGLTHWYEANGTPDHHHVDIEFGSNLTLLNPCPQGEGDSTCGMPHEGGGVLGVYKGNGADGTKEWAGTQLLEPLVPEDCYEISFWINNKKDNPNNLFETNQWGVFFSDTPTPFFNANLADFSLMADQWVATEMVISDTIWHQVQFTYTAPEAYEYLYIGYMGNVSTSTFTVANDNFMLGFYVWIDEVVVERVNVEVPEDMTICPGESVTLDFVSNYSLNWTDGTTSDTTRSVTVSPTESVTYYVEAIGNQGCTKLDSVQITVLAPPLLDHPDVLCTVSSPVTVSYNNESGTWSGPGIINNTTGLFDPSITGAGSFELNFSSNADCANDYTVLVEVAELPANELVLDEPTGCAPHTITFTDLVAPPSAEYEWIFGDGTMETTTTPTINHTYQTAGDYTSEVTIIYAANCRTTVDISTPIQIYEQPEASFTYDPRGVNTLNNEVNFNNTSTGIIYETVWTFGDSTSSTLFNPLHVFNEAGIYTVNLRVEGPGNCVDSISQQLVVENAVRIFVPNVFSPNQDGSNDVFNIGFAGDLSDYHMQVFDRWGGLVFQSNNPAQGWNGKRQNGDPAEQNVYLYQIEYTLVPAVETAAARSEVVSGDVLLLR
- a CDS encoding MopE-related protein yields the protein MNKIFTFTFLLGCLVFNANAQDGGLDSTFAQTGVLLLDFIEANETANDVVVQNDGKIVVLASGSYGSNNLNVELIRLLEDGTIDSTFANNGYFFVDNPAGSDIPYDLDLQEDGSFLIAGDYANTINNLSIAVYKVTAEGVLDSMFGTDGIATLAIDTMQDYARTLEVAADGSIFVGGVSQIPGFSFYRSVVGKFTAAGVVDSTFGTNGAFVWNTDSIITDIRSMEILPDGHLLVSGRAKPAGSDRVSIYKVLNDGSGLDTSFGTDGGILAPYQGTGFDLAIHPNGNILVTGQNATNQGDNLVLAAFDQNGLPVADFGTNGVSYVDVDINDRGLSILVQPDGKIIASGESGGTFFQGGPRQFLAARFDAMGVPDSTWGENGVVRTLTSTLFAFANGSVIQPDGKVILVGASATPTTQNDMTIVRYNNFIDADMDGFSIADDCDDFNAAINPDAEEIPNNDIDENCDNEILIIDEDMDGFNSDEDCDDTNPLINPDAEEIPNNDVDENCDDIILVGVQETEISSQFLVYPNPAGEFVYLQYEAEGQQPHQAVLTNVTGQVLQIVNLEFNNHIARLDLANLPQGILILTIHTEAGKAIKRIVKQ